One Ricinus communis isolate WT05 ecotype wild-type chromosome 2, ASM1957865v1, whole genome shotgun sequence DNA segment encodes these proteins:
- the LOC8288531 gene encoding cytochrome P450 81C13 — protein MESLYFHLAFLLFFFLVYKILFPQKQNLPPGPFSLPLIGHLHMLKKPLPLALETLLSKYGPILSLKFGYRSVLVVSSPSAVEECFTKNDIIFANRPKSMAGDHFTYNYTTYVWAPYGELWRSLRRLTVVELFSSKSLQNNSAIRKQEVHRLVSRLFKVSAGGKQKVDLKFLLSLLMCNVMMKIAVGKLCVKEEIEGTEVEKQLYQGFKDKFFPSLTLNVCDFIPFLRMIGFKGIEKNMIKMQNKRDEFLQDLLDGIRLNRKHSKTSDDEEKRSVAETLLSLQELEPAIYTDDVIKSIMVMMFIAGVETSAVALEWAMSLLLIHPEILQKLRAEIDNCVGHGRLLNDLDLVKLPYLRCVVNETLRLYPPGPLMLPHLSSEICTVGGFEIQKGTLLMVNLWAMHRDPNVWEEPTEFKPERFEGDLSEEHAFKFMPFGMGRRACPGAGMGTRMVSLALGALIQSFEWEKDGLEKVDMNPRFGMSLSKAKPLVVLCCPRPEMVEVLSQL, from the exons ATGGAAAGCTTGTATTTTCATCTTGCTTTCTtgttattcttcttcttagtTTACAAAATCCTGTTCCCTCAGAAACAAAATCTGCCTCCTGGTCCATTTTCTCTTCCACTTATTGGCCACTTACACATGCTTAAGAAACCACTTCCCCTAGCATTAGAGACACTCTTATCAAAATACGGTCCAATCCTATCCCTCAAATTTGGTTATAGGTCCGTTCTTGTAGTTTCTTCACCATCTGCTGTTGAAGAATGCTTCACCAAGAATGACATAATATTTGCAAACCGACCCAAGTCCATGGCAGGGGATCATTTCACCTACAACTATACGACATACGTATGGGCACCATATGGTGAACTTTGGCGGAGCCTACGCCGTCTCACAGTTGTTGAATTGTTTTCTTCAAAGAGCCTCCAGAACAATTCTGCCATCCGCAAGCAGGAAGTTCATAGGCTAGTTAGTAGACTGTTTAAGGTATCAGCTGGTGGCAAGCAAAAGGTAGATTTGAAGTTTCTGCTTTCTCTTCTTATGTGCAATGTTATGATGAAAATAGCTGTTGGAAAACTTTGTGTAAAAGAGGAGATTGAGGGCACAGAGGTGGAGAAGCAGTTGTATCAAGGATTCAAGGATAAGTTCTTTCCAAGCCTCACCTTAAATGTTTGTGATTTTATCCCTTTTCTGAGGATGATTGGGTTTAAGGGGATAGAGAAGAACATGATAAAGATGCAGAACAAAAGGGATGAGTTCTTGCAAGATTTGTTGGATGGAATTCGATTGAATAGAAAACATTCTAAAACATCAGATGATGAAGAGAAGAGGTCGGTGGCTGAAACTCTCCTGTCTCtgcaagaattagaacctGCAATTTACACAGATGATGTGATCAAGAGTATTATGGTA ATGATGTTTATTGCGGGAGTAGAAACTTCAGCAGTGGCTTTGGAGTGGGCAATGTCACTCCTCTTGATTCATCCAGAAATATTGCAAAAACTGAGAGCAGAGATTGACAATTGTGTTGGACATGGGCGCTTGCTGAACGATTTGGATCTTGTCAAGCTTCCCTATCTTAGGTGTGTAGTAAATGAGACACTTAGATTGTATCCTCCAGGACCACTTATGTTGCCTCACTTGTCATCTGAAATCTGCACTGTTGGAGGATTTGAGATACAAAAGGGTACACTATTGATGGTGAATCTTTGGGCTATGCATAGGGATCCCAATGTTTGGGAGGAGCCCACTGAGTTCAAGCCTGAAAGATTTGAAGGAGATTTAAGCGAAGAACATGCCTTCAAGTTTATGCCATTTGGAATGGGGAGGAGAGCTTGTCCAGGTGCTGGCATGGGCACACGCATGGTTTCTTTGGCACTGGGTGCACTTATTCAAAGCTTTGAATGGGAAAAGGATGGTTTGGAGAAAGTAGACATGAACCCACGATTTGGAATGTCTCTTTCCAAGGCTAAGCCTTTGGTTGTTCTATGTTGTCCACGCCCAGAGATGGTTGAAGTCCTTTCCCAACTTTAG